The genomic window TCTCTCGACGTGATGGATCCGCGGGACGTAACTGGGTTGCGGACGGTTCCGGCGCAGTGCCCACTAGAGGTGTACACCCGCCAAGACCATAGGATAGAGACTCGTGACTCCAGCTGACCTTGCAGATCTCCTTCGTGCCACTGCCGCGAAGGTGCTTGTCGAACGTGGATTGGACCCCGCTGTCCTCCCCGACGAGGTCACTGTCGAGCGCCCTCGCAACCCGGAACATGGTGACTATGCCACGAATGTGGCGATGAAGGTGGCGAAAAAGGCGGGAACGAATCCGCGCGAGCTGGCGACCTGGCTCGCCGAGGCGCTGGATGCGGCCGACGAGGTGTCCTCCGCCGAGGTGGCCGGGCCCGGTTTCCTGAACATCCGGCTGGCCGCGTCCGCGCAGGGCGCCATTCTCGAACAGGTGCTCGCCGCCGGTACTGCCTATGGCACCTCGGAGGCGCTGAAGGGCACCCGGATCAATCTGGAGTTCGTGTCGGCCAACCCGACCGGGCCGGTTCATCTCGGCGGTACCCGGTGGGCGTCGGTCGGTGACGCGCTCGGCCGGATTCTGGCCGCGCAGGGCGCCGACGTGGTGCGCGAGTACTACTTCAACGATCACGGCGCGCAGATCGACCGGTTCGCCAGGTCGCTGGTCGCGGCGGCCACCGGAGCGCCGACGCCGGACGACGGCTACGCGGGCGCCTACATCGGCGAGATCGCGGGCACCATTGTGGCCGCGCATCCGGACGCGGTGGCACTGCCGGAGGACGAGCGGCTGGAGCTGTTCCGCGCCGAGGGTGTCGAGCTGATGTTCGCGCAGATCCGGCAGTCGCTGCACGAGTTCGGCACGGACTTCGACGTGTACTTCAACGAGAGCTCGCTGTTCCAGTCCGGTGCGGTGGACGCGGCCGTTGCGAAGCTGAAGAATTCCGGCGACCTGTATGAGAAGGACGGCGCGTGGTGGATCGCGAGCTCCGAATACGGTGACGATCAGGACCGCGTCGTCATCAAGAGCGACGGCAAACCGGCCTACGTCGCGGGTGATATCGCCTATTTCCAGGACAAGCGGGCGCGCGGTTTCGACCTGTGTATCTACATGCTCGGCGCCGACCATCACGGCTACATCGGCCGGTTGAAGGCGATCGCGTCGGTCTCCGGCGACGATCCGGCCACGGTCGAGGTGTTGATCGGGCAGATGGTGAATCTGCTCAAAGATGGTGTCGCCGTGAAGATGAGCAAGCGGGCGGGTACCGTGGTGACCCTCGACGACTTGGTGGAGGCCATCGGCGTCGACGCGTCGCGGTATTCCTTGGTGCGCTCGTCGGTGAATTCGAGCATCGATATCGACCTGAGCATCTGGACCAGTCAAAGTAACGAGAATCCCGTTTACTACGTGCAATACGCGCACGCCAGGACCGCGTCGATCGCTCGCAATGCCGCCGAGTTCGAATACGACAAGGTAACCCCGGATCTCGCGCTGCTCGCTTCCGACGAAGAGGGCGAACTCATTCGCACCCTCGGTGAGTATCCCCGGGTGGTGAGCAGCGCCGCGGTCCTGCGTGAGCCGCATCGGGTGGCCCGCTACCTGGAGGAACTGGCCGGCGCCTACCACCGCTTCCAGACCAACAAGAACCTGCGCGTGCTTCCCCTCGGGGACGAGCCCGTAAGCCCGACCAACGCCGCACGCCTGGTGCTGGTCAACGCGACCCGTCAGGTCCTCGCGAACGGCCTCGCCCTGCTCGGCGTCAGTGCGCCGGAGCGCATGTGAACGGGCACAAGGACTTTCAGACGAGCGCCAGGAAGGAACGACTATTATGAGTGCCCATCCGGCCGGACCTCGCCATGCCGAGATTCCGCACGCGCCGAGCCTGGCGGAGCGCCCGCGTGAGGCCAGGCAGATGATCGATCTGCCCGAAAATGTGTGGCCGCGCAACGCATCCCGCGATGCCGACGGCGTGGTGCGGCTGGCCGGCGTGCCGGTGCACGAGCTGGCGGCCGAATTCGGCACCCCGCTGTTCGTGGTCGATGAGGACGACTTCCGTTCGCGCTGCCGCGATATGGTGCGCGCGTTCGGCCCGAACGCCCGAGTTCACTACGCCTCCAAGGCCTTCCTGTGCGGTGAGATCGCGCGCTGGATTCGCGACGAGGGGCTTTCGCTGGACGTGTGTTCCGGCGGCGAACTCGCGGTCGCCCTGCATGCGGGCTTCCCGGCGGAGCGAATTGCTTTGCACGGCAACAACAAATCCGCGACCGAGCTGGAATCCGCGGTCGCCGCCGGTGTCGGCCACGTGGTCGTCGACTCGTTGATCGAGATCGAACGGCTGGAGGCCATCGCGGGTCGCGCCGGTGTGGTGCAGGACGTGCTGGTGCGCGTCACTGTGGGCGTGGAAGCCCATACCCACGAATACATTTCGACCGCGCACGAGGATCAGAAGTTCGGCTTCTCGATCGCCGGTGGCGACGCTATGGAGGCGCTCGCCCGCGTCTTCGACGCCGACAACCTGCGCCTGGTCGGCCTGCACAGCCATATCGGGTCGCAGATCTTCGAGATCGACGGCTTCGAGATCGCCGCGCGCCGCATGCTGCGGCTGCTGCACGACGCCATCGAGAAGTTCGGCGTCGAGCGCACCGCGCAGATCTCGACGCTCGACCTCGGTGGCGGACTTGGCATTTCGTACCTGCCGAGCGACGATCCGCCGCCGCTGGACGACTTCGCCGCGAAGGTATGCGACCTGGTCGCCGCCGAGGCGGCGAGTATCGGCCTGCCGCAGCCGAAGATCGCGGTGGAGCCGGGCCGGGCCATCGCCGGGCCTGGCACCGTCACCCTGTACGAGGTCGGCACCACCAAGGACGTTTCGCTCGACGGCGGCCTGCGCAGGCGCTACATCAGCGTCGACGGCGGCATGAGCGACAACATCCGGCCGGCGCTGTACCAGGCGGACTACGACTGCCGTCTGGTCTCCCGATCGTCCGAGGCCGCGCCGGTGGTCGCGCGGGTCGTCGGAAAGCATTGCGAGAGTGGCGATATCGTCATCCGCGACACCTGGATGCCCGCCGATGTCGGGCCCGGCGATCTCGTCGCCGTCGCCGCGACCGGTGCGTATTGCTACTCGATGTCCAGCCGATACAACCAGCTGACCCGCCCTGCGGTGGTCGCGGTGCGTGACGGACAACCGCGACTCATTCTGCGCCGAGAAACGGTGGCGGACTTGCTCAGCCTGGAGGTGGATTCATGACCGATCCCGCGAAGAACGGTACCTGGGGGAGGGATCAGCCTATTGGGGTTGCGGTCCTCGGCATGGGCAATGTCGGCACGGAGGTCGTGCGGATTCTGCGCGAGCACACCGAAGACCTGCGGTCCCGCGTCGGCGCGCCGGTTGTGCTGCGCGGGGTCGCCGTCCGCAATCTGAACAACGACCGAGGGCTCCCGGCGCACCTGCTGACCACCGACGCCGACGCCCTGGTCGCCCGGGACGACGTCGATATCGTGGTCGAGGTGATCGGCGGCATCGATCCGCCGCGCCGGTTGATCCTGGCCGCACTGAACGCGGGCAAATCCGTGGTGACCGCGAACAAGGCGCTGCTCGCCGATTACACCGGCGAACTCGCCGCGGCCGCCGAACGCAACCGCGCCGACCTTTACTTCGAGGCAGCGGTCGCGGGCGCCATCCCGGTGGTCCGCCCCCTCATCCAGTCGCTGGCCGGTGACCGGGTCAACCGGGTGGTCGGCATCGTCAACGGCACCACCAACTTCATCCTCTCCGCGATGGACGAGACCGGCGCCGATTACGAGGTCACCCTGAAGGAGGCCACCCGCCTCGGCTACGCGGAGGCCGACCCGACCGCCGATGTGGAGGGCTACGACGCCGCCGCCAAGGCCGCCATCCTGGCTTCGCTCGCGTTCCACACCCGGGTGACCGCCGCCGACGTGTACCGCGAGGGCATCTCCAAGATCAGCTCCGAGGACCTGGAGACCGCGTCCGCGCTGAACTGCACGGTCAAGCTGCTCGCCATCTGCGAGCGGGTGGCCGCGGGCCCAGGTGAGCCGGGACCCGACGAAGGCGGCAAGGAGCGCGTCTCCGTGCGCGTCTACCCGGCGCTGGTGCCGCGCAAGCACCCGTTGGCCGCGGTGAGTGGCGCATTCAACGCCGTCGTCGTCGAGGCGGAGAACGCCGGACGGCTGATGTTCTACGGACAGGGCGCGGGCGGAGCGCCGACCGCTTCCGCCGTGCTCGGCGATCTGGTGATGGCCGCGCGCAACAAGTTCTACGGTGGCCGCGCTCCCGGCGAATCGGTTTATGCTGAGCTACCGATCGCGCCGATCGGCGATACACCCACCCGCTATCACGTGAACCTGCAGGTGGCAGACCGTCCCGGGGTCCTGGCCGCGGTGGCGGGCGAATTCGCCAAGCACGGGGTGAGCATTTCGACCGTCCGCCAAGAGGGGCACGGCACGGGTGCTCGCTTGGTCGTGGTTACCCACCACGCCGTGGAGTCGGCGCTCGCGGACACCGTCGCCGCCCTGGCGGAAATGGAATCCGTCACATCTATCACCAGCGTTTTGCGATTGGAAGGCACCGAAGAATGAACACGTCCCGGGGACGGCAGACGGCGGAGCCGGCGGGGTGGGTGAGCGCTGGCGTCGCACCGCAGGCGGGAGTGCACTCCCGCTGGCCAGGTCTGATCGCGGCCTACCGCGATCGGATCGCGGGCGCGGCCGATTGGGAGCCGGTCACCCTGTTCGAGGGTGGTACGCCGCTGGTGCCCGCACCGCACCTGTCCGAGCTGACCGGGTGTGAGGTATATCTCAAGGTCGAGGGTCTCAACCCGACCGGGTCGTTCAAGGACCGCGGCATGACCGTCGCGATCACCGACGCCAAGTACCAGGGTCAGCAGGCGGTGCTGTGTGCTTCGACCGGCAACACCTCGGCATCCGCCGCGGCCTACGCCACCCGCGCGGGTATGACCTGTGCCGTGCTGATCCCGCAGGGCAAGATCGCGATGGGCAAGCTGGCCCAGGCGGTCATGCTGGGCGCCAAGATCATTCAGGTGGACGGCAACTTCGACGACTGCCTGGAGCTGGCGCGCAAGGTCACCTCGGACTTTCCCAGCATCGGCCTGGTGAACTCGGTGAATCCGGCCCGCATCGAGGGGCAGAAGACCGCGTCGTTCGAGATCTGCGACGTGCTCGGCAAGGCTCCCGACGTGCACGCGCTGCCGGTGGGCAACGCTGGCAACATCACCGCGTACTGGCGCGGCTACCGCGAGTACTACGCCGACGGCGTCACCACTCAGCTGCCCCGCATGCTCGGTGTGCAGGCCGCGGGTGCCGCGCCGCTGGTCAACGGCGCTCCGGTGAGCAACCCGGAGACCATCGCGACGGCCATCCGGATCGGCGCGCCCGCGTCCTGGAACGCCGCTGTGGCGGCCAAGGAGGAGTCAGGTGGTGCGTTCCGCGCCGCCACCGACGACGAGATCCTGGAGGCATACCGCCTGGTCGCGGCGCGGGAGGGCGTGTTCGTCGAGCCCGCGTCGGCGGCCAGCGTCGCCGGTTTGCTCGCCGCACGCAAGGAGGGTTGGCTCGATTCCGGCCTCACCGTCGTGTGCACCGTCACCGGCAACGGACTCAAGGATCCCGACACCGCCTTGCTGGGAATGCCGCAGGTGCAGGCGATTCCGGTCGACCCGGTCGCGGTCGCCGCCGAACTAGAGCTGGCCTGAGTTGAATTCGCGCGAAGGCCAGCTATATGCCGGGGCTCAGCCAGCTGCTGCAGCACAGCGTGCACGCGGCGCGAAGATGAGTCGCACGCTGCCCGCGGGTCTTTCGGTGACCGCGCGGGTGCCCGCGTCCAGCGCGAATCTCGGGCCCGGGTTCGATTCGCTCGGCATGGCGCTGGGGATCTACGACGAGATCGAGGTACGCACTACCGATTCCGGACTCAACATCCGGGTCGAAGGTGAGGGCGCGGACGATGTGCCATGGGGCCCTTCGCATCTCGTGGTACGCGCGATCGAGCGCGGACTGGAGTCGGCGGGCGTTTGGGCCGACGGCCTCGAAGTGGTGTGCCGCAACGTGATTCCGCATTCGCGCGGACTCGGCTCCTCGGCCTCGGCGGTGGTCGGCGGGCTCGCCGCCGGCTGTGCCCTCGCCGCCGAGTTCGATCCGGCGCTGGCCGCATCCACCGACCAATTAGTGCAGCTCGCAGCCGAATTCGAGGGTCATCCGGACAACGCGGCGGCCAGCGTGCTCGGCGGCATCGTGGTGTCCTGGACCGAGACCGACCGGGCCGCCGACATCGGCCAGGACGGGGTTCCGGTGGCCGAGCATCACGGCCGGGTCTATCGCGCCGTCCGGCTAGCGGCGCATCCCTCGCTGCGGCCCGTGGTGCTCATCCCGGATGTGCGCTCGGCCACCGCGCACACCAGGGGTTTGTTGCCCGAGGTCGTGCCGCACGGCGATGCCGCGTTCAACGTCAGCCGGGCCGCGCTGGCAGTGGTGGCGCTGACCCAGCGTCCCGACCTGCTGATGCCCGCGACGGCGGACCGGCTGCACCAGGCGCAGCGCGCGCCCGCGCTACCGCTGACCACCACCTGGATTTCCCGGCTGCGAGCGGCGGGTATCGCGGCCACCGTCTCGGGGGCTGGCCCGACCGTGCTTGCCCTTGGTACCTGCGAATTTCCCGCAGAATTACGTGAACTCGCGGCGTTGGACGGCTTGCGGGTAGTCGAACCAGGGTTGGCCGATGGAGTCC from Nocardia iowensis includes these protein-coding regions:
- the thrC gene encoding threonine synthase; translated protein: MHSRWPGLIAAYRDRIAGAADWEPVTLFEGGTPLVPAPHLSELTGCEVYLKVEGLNPTGSFKDRGMTVAITDAKYQGQQAVLCASTGNTSASAAAYATRAGMTCAVLIPQGKIAMGKLAQAVMLGAKIIQVDGNFDDCLELARKVTSDFPSIGLVNSVNPARIEGQKTASFEICDVLGKAPDVHALPVGNAGNITAYWRGYREYYADGVTTQLPRMLGVQAAGAAPLVNGAPVSNPETIATAIRIGAPASWNAAVAAKEESGGAFRAATDDEILEAYRLVAAREGVFVEPASAASVAGLLAARKEGWLDSGLTVVCTVTGNGLKDPDTALLGMPQVQAIPVDPVAVAAELELA
- the argS gene encoding arginine--tRNA ligase translates to MTPADLADLLRATAAKVLVERGLDPAVLPDEVTVERPRNPEHGDYATNVAMKVAKKAGTNPRELATWLAEALDAADEVSSAEVAGPGFLNIRLAASAQGAILEQVLAAGTAYGTSEALKGTRINLEFVSANPTGPVHLGGTRWASVGDALGRILAAQGADVVREYYFNDHGAQIDRFARSLVAAATGAPTPDDGYAGAYIGEIAGTIVAAHPDAVALPEDERLELFRAEGVELMFAQIRQSLHEFGTDFDVYFNESSLFQSGAVDAAVAKLKNSGDLYEKDGAWWIASSEYGDDQDRVVIKSDGKPAYVAGDIAYFQDKRARGFDLCIYMLGADHHGYIGRLKAIASVSGDDPATVEVLIGQMVNLLKDGVAVKMSKRAGTVVTLDDLVEAIGVDASRYSLVRSSVNSSIDIDLSIWTSQSNENPVYYVQYAHARTASIARNAAEFEYDKVTPDLALLASDEEGELIRTLGEYPRVVSSAAVLREPHRVARYLEELAGAYHRFQTNKNLRVLPLGDEPVSPTNAARLVLVNATRQVLANGLALLGVSAPERM
- the lysA gene encoding diaminopimelate decarboxylase — protein: MSAHPAGPRHAEIPHAPSLAERPREARQMIDLPENVWPRNASRDADGVVRLAGVPVHELAAEFGTPLFVVDEDDFRSRCRDMVRAFGPNARVHYASKAFLCGEIARWIRDEGLSLDVCSGGELAVALHAGFPAERIALHGNNKSATELESAVAAGVGHVVVDSLIEIERLEAIAGRAGVVQDVLVRVTVGVEAHTHEYISTAHEDQKFGFSIAGGDAMEALARVFDADNLRLVGLHSHIGSQIFEIDGFEIAARRMLRLLHDAIEKFGVERTAQISTLDLGGGLGISYLPSDDPPPLDDFAAKVCDLVAAEAASIGLPQPKIAVEPGRAIAGPGTVTLYEVGTTKDVSLDGGLRRRYISVDGGMSDNIRPALYQADYDCRLVSRSSEAAPVVARVVGKHCESGDIVIRDTWMPADVGPGDLVAVAATGAYCYSMSSRYNQLTRPAVVAVRDGQPRLILRRETVADLLSLEVDS
- the thrB gene encoding homoserine kinase — translated: MSRTLPAGLSVTARVPASSANLGPGFDSLGMALGIYDEIEVRTTDSGLNIRVEGEGADDVPWGPSHLVVRAIERGLESAGVWADGLEVVCRNVIPHSRGLGSSASAVVGGLAAGCALAAEFDPALAASTDQLVQLAAEFEGHPDNAAASVLGGIVVSWTETDRAADIGQDGVPVAEHHGRVYRAVRLAAHPSLRPVVLIPDVRSATAHTRGLLPEVVPHGDAAFNVSRAALAVVALTQRPDLLMPATADRLHQAQRAPALPLTTTWISRLRAAGIAATVSGAGPTVLALGTCEFPAELRELAALDGLRVVEPGLADGVLID
- a CDS encoding homoserine dehydrogenase, producing the protein MTDPAKNGTWGRDQPIGVAVLGMGNVGTEVVRILREHTEDLRSRVGAPVVLRGVAVRNLNNDRGLPAHLLTTDADALVARDDVDIVVEVIGGIDPPRRLILAALNAGKSVVTANKALLADYTGELAAAAERNRADLYFEAAVAGAIPVVRPLIQSLAGDRVNRVVGIVNGTTNFILSAMDETGADYEVTLKEATRLGYAEADPTADVEGYDAAAKAAILASLAFHTRVTAADVYREGISKISSEDLETASALNCTVKLLAICERVAAGPGEPGPDEGGKERVSVRVYPALVPRKHPLAAVSGAFNAVVVEAENAGRLMFYGQGAGGAPTASAVLGDLVMAARNKFYGGRAPGESVYAELPIAPIGDTPTRYHVNLQVADRPGVLAAVAGEFAKHGVSISTVRQEGHGTGARLVVVTHHAVESALADTVAALAEMESVTSITSVLRLEGTEE